Proteins encoded in a region of the Octopus sinensis linkage group LG8, ASM634580v1, whole genome shotgun sequence genome:
- the LOC115215069 gene encoding serine/arginine-rich splicing factor 11 isoform X2, translating into MAGAAVADCKLNTKVIQVTNVAPGAIKEQMKTLFSFLGRIEEVRMYPSDLECIKFINSESDSQVSARVCYVKFEDPSSVGVALHLTNTVFIDRALIVVPVMDGKIPDETTALQLAPSAIAGMIPGQPTWPSNVVSQMTGQGNGQVITTYDPRLTALGLAQYPPLPGTTDPSKIEEIRRTVYVFNIDSSVTAEQLLAFFSQVGEVKYVRMAGEENMPTRCAFVEFTDQRAVATVLTYNNTMLGGRPIKVSHANSSIVKPVNKNQETAQRELEEAMKKVKEAQSLILAAVEPEITDKKRSRSRSKSKSHRRHSRSRSKSKPKRRTRTRSRSRSRPRPSPKRHSRSRSRRRSVSRGRRSRSRKRSPRRSRSHSRPRHHRTRSRSPVEVKTKMRNHNDEWHMQHFRTRHPRSRSRGRKSRSPHRKRSRSRTRRTPPKAYSARRSRTPPRPIKRRSRSRSRQKSPVKKKYISPSPPKLTRECSLPLKDDDKDSSPERKSSSHEKRSRSRTPSKKSRRSHSFLLSYFRNRPNRNPRRRSTSPPRNRRSRSRSGSRHKSSRSKKKKEPRERSRERSREKESKSKKKHKEHRSDKEEKSSMKTDSTRVTRDYDEEEKGYVSGEGKAEKVYTVANAPTVTEPTIIEGSPERESVVPSSIGDQLASDVNLQQMDMDMSD; encoded by the exons TGAATCTGACTCACAAGTATCAGCTCGAGTATGTTACGTGAAGTTCGAAGACCCAAGCAGTGTTGGTGTAGCCCTTCACTTAACCAATACAGTATTCATCGACAGAGCATTGATAGTTGTGCCAGTAATGGATG GGAAAATTCCAGATGAAACTACCGCTCTGCAGCTTGCACCTTCAGCTATAGCTGGAATGATTCCTGGCCAACCAACGTGGCCTAGTAATGTTGTCAGCCAG ATGACTGGTCAAGGAAATGGACAAGTTATTACCACTTATGATCCTCGTTTGACTGCTCTTGGTTTAGCTCAGTATCCACCTCTTCCAGGAACCACAGACCCCAGCAAAATAGAGGAAATTAGACGAACTGTCTATGTGTTTAATATAGATAGCTCT GTAACTGCTGAACAACTTTTAGCTTTCTTCAGTCAAGTGGGTGAAGTGAAGTATGTCCGTATGGCTGGCGAGGAGAACATGCCAACCCGTTGTGCCTTTGTAGAGTTCACTGACCAGCGAGCGGTTGCTACCGTTCTCACCTATAACAACACCATGTTAGGTGGGCGACCTATCAA ggTTAGCCATGCTAATAGTTCCATTGTGAAACCAGTGAACAAAAACCAAGAAACAGCACAGAGGGAACTGGAGGAAGctatgaaaaaagtaaaagaggccCAGTCTCTTATACTAGCTGCTGTAGAGCCAG AAATCACAGATAAAAAGAGAAGCCGTTCTCGGTCCAAATCAAAAAGCCACAGGCGTCATTCTCGTTCTCGATCTAAGTCCAAACCTAAACGCCGTACAAGGACCCGCTCAAGGTCCCGCTCAAGACCAAGGCCCAGCCCCAAAAGACACTCAAGATCACGTTCTCGACGTCGTTCTGTCTCTAGAGGTCGCCGATCCAGATCAAGGAAAAGGTCTCCTCGTAGGTCAAGATCACATTCCAGGCCTCGTCATCATAGAACTAGAtccag GTCTCCTGTTGAGGTCAAGACCAAAATGAGAAACCACAATGACGAATGGCACATGCAACATTTTAG gaCACGTCACCCCCGATCTCGTTCTAGGGGAAGAAAATCCAGAAGTCCACATCGCAAAAGATCAAGATCTAGAACAAG ACGTACTCCTCCCAAAGCATACAGTGCCAGACGTTCTCGGACTCCACCTCg ACCAATAAAGCGTCGGTCTCGTAGCCGAAGTCGACAAAAGTCACCAGTGAAAAAGAAATACATTAGCCCATCTCCTCCTAAACTTACAAGGGAATGTTCCCTTCCCCTGAAGGATGATGACAAAGACTCCTCTCCAGAAAGAAAATCAAG TTCTCATGAGAAGAGGAGTCGTAGTAGAACACCAAGCAAAAAATCTCGAAGATCTCACAG TTTCCTGCTCTCCTATTT TCGCAACCGACCTAATCGCAACCCTAGGCGCCGGTCTACCAGTCCTCCTCGTAATCGACGCTCACGTTCACGTAGTGGTTCCAGACATAAATCATCAAG gagtaagaaaaagaaagaaccgagagaaagaagcagagagagaagtcgtgaaaaagagagtaagagtaagaaaAAACACAAGGAACACCGTAGTGACAAGGAAgagaaatcatccatgaagacaGACAGTACTCGTGTCACTCGTGACTATGATGAAGAGGAAAAGGGCTATGTAAGTGGTGAGGGCAAGGCTGAGAAGGTGTATACTGTTGCCAATGCTCCCACAGTTACTGAACCTACAATCATAGAAGGTAGCCCTGAACGTGAGAGTGTTGTACCATCTAGTATAGGAGACCAGTTAGCTTCAGATGTAAACCTTCAACAAATGGACATGGACATGAGTGACTAG
- the LOC115215069 gene encoding splicing regulatory glutamine/lysine-rich protein 1 isoform X5, whose product MAGAAVADCKLNTKVIQVTNVAPGAIKEQMKTLFSFLGRIEEVRMYPSDLECIKFINSESDSQVSARVCYVKFEDPSSVGVALHLTNTVFIDRALIVVPVMDGKIPDETTALQLAPSAIAGMIPGQPTWPSNVVSQMTGQGNGQVITTYDPRLTALGLAQYPPLPGTTDPSKIEEIRRTVYVFNIDSSVTAEQLLAFFSQVGEVKYVRMAGEENMPTRCAFVEFTDQRAVATVLTYNNTMLGGRPIKVSHANSSIVKPVNKNQETAQRELEEAMKKVKEAQSLILAAVEPEITDKKRSRSRSKSKSHRRHSRSRSKSKPKRRTRTRSRSRSRPRPSPKRHSRSRSRRRSVSRGRRSRSRKRSPRRSRSHSRPRHHRTRSRTRHPRSRSRGRKSRSPHRKRSRSRTRRTPPKAYSARRSRTPPRPIKRRSRSRSRQKSPVKKKYISPSPPKLTRECSLPLKDDDKDSSPERKSSSHEKRSRSRTPSKKSRRSHSFLLSYFRNRPNRNPRRRSTSPPRNRRSRSRSGSRHKSSRSKKKKEPRERSRERSREKESKSKKKHKEHRSDKEEKSSMKTDSTRVTRDYDEEEKGYVSGEGKAEKVYTVANAPTVTEPTIIEGSPERESVVPSSIGDQLASDVNLQQMDMDMSD is encoded by the exons TGAATCTGACTCACAAGTATCAGCTCGAGTATGTTACGTGAAGTTCGAAGACCCAAGCAGTGTTGGTGTAGCCCTTCACTTAACCAATACAGTATTCATCGACAGAGCATTGATAGTTGTGCCAGTAATGGATG GGAAAATTCCAGATGAAACTACCGCTCTGCAGCTTGCACCTTCAGCTATAGCTGGAATGATTCCTGGCCAACCAACGTGGCCTAGTAATGTTGTCAGCCAG ATGACTGGTCAAGGAAATGGACAAGTTATTACCACTTATGATCCTCGTTTGACTGCTCTTGGTTTAGCTCAGTATCCACCTCTTCCAGGAACCACAGACCCCAGCAAAATAGAGGAAATTAGACGAACTGTCTATGTGTTTAATATAGATAGCTCT GTAACTGCTGAACAACTTTTAGCTTTCTTCAGTCAAGTGGGTGAAGTGAAGTATGTCCGTATGGCTGGCGAGGAGAACATGCCAACCCGTTGTGCCTTTGTAGAGTTCACTGACCAGCGAGCGGTTGCTACCGTTCTCACCTATAACAACACCATGTTAGGTGGGCGACCTATCAA ggTTAGCCATGCTAATAGTTCCATTGTGAAACCAGTGAACAAAAACCAAGAAACAGCACAGAGGGAACTGGAGGAAGctatgaaaaaagtaaaagaggccCAGTCTCTTATACTAGCTGCTGTAGAGCCAG AAATCACAGATAAAAAGAGAAGCCGTTCTCGGTCCAAATCAAAAAGCCACAGGCGTCATTCTCGTTCTCGATCTAAGTCCAAACCTAAACGCCGTACAAGGACCCGCTCAAGGTCCCGCTCAAGACCAAGGCCCAGCCCCAAAAGACACTCAAGATCACGTTCTCGACGTCGTTCTGTCTCTAGAGGTCGCCGATCCAGATCAAGGAAAAGGTCTCCTCGTAGGTCAAGATCACATTCCAGGCCTCGTCATCATAGAACTAGAtccag gaCACGTCACCCCCGATCTCGTTCTAGGGGAAGAAAATCCAGAAGTCCACATCGCAAAAGATCAAGATCTAGAACAAG ACGTACTCCTCCCAAAGCATACAGTGCCAGACGTTCTCGGACTCCACCTCg ACCAATAAAGCGTCGGTCTCGTAGCCGAAGTCGACAAAAGTCACCAGTGAAAAAGAAATACATTAGCCCATCTCCTCCTAAACTTACAAGGGAATGTTCCCTTCCCCTGAAGGATGATGACAAAGACTCCTCTCCAGAAAGAAAATCAAG TTCTCATGAGAAGAGGAGTCGTAGTAGAACACCAAGCAAAAAATCTCGAAGATCTCACAG TTTCCTGCTCTCCTATTT TCGCAACCGACCTAATCGCAACCCTAGGCGCCGGTCTACCAGTCCTCCTCGTAATCGACGCTCACGTTCACGTAGTGGTTCCAGACATAAATCATCAAG gagtaagaaaaagaaagaaccgagagaaagaagcagagagagaagtcgtgaaaaagagagtaagagtaagaaaAAACACAAGGAACACCGTAGTGACAAGGAAgagaaatcatccatgaagacaGACAGTACTCGTGTCACTCGTGACTATGATGAAGAGGAAAAGGGCTATGTAAGTGGTGAGGGCAAGGCTGAGAAGGTGTATACTGTTGCCAATGCTCCCACAGTTACTGAACCTACAATCATAGAAGGTAGCCCTGAACGTGAGAGTGTTGTACCATCTAGTATAGGAGACCAGTTAGCTTCAGATGTAAACCTTCAACAAATGGACATGGACATGAGTGACTAG
- the LOC115215069 gene encoding splicing regulatory glutamine/lysine-rich protein 1 isoform X6, giving the protein MAGAAVADCKLNTKVIQVTNVAPGAIKEQMKTLFSFLGRIEEVRMYPSDLECIKFINSESDSQVSARVCYVKFEDPSSVGVALHLTNTVFIDRALIVVPVMDGKIPDETTALQLAPSAIAGMIPGQPTWPSNVVSQMTGQGNGQVITTYDPRLTALGLAQYPPLPGTTDPSKIEEIRRTVYVFNIDSSVTAEQLLAFFSQVGEVKYVRMAGEENMPTRCAFVEFTDQRAVATVLTYNNTMLGGRPIKVSHANSSIVKPVNKNQETAQRELEEAMKKVKEAQSLILAAVEPEITDKKRSRSRSKSKSHRRHSRSRSKSKPKRRTRTRSRSRSRPRPSPKRHSRSRSRRRSVSRGRRSRSRKRSPRRSRSHSRPRHHRTRSSLLFPRSPVEVKTKMRNHNDEWHMQHFRTRHPRSRSRGRKSRSPHRKRSRSRTRRTPPKAYSARRSRTPPRSHEKRSRSRTPSKKSRRSHSFLLSYFRNRPNRNPRRRSTSPPRNRRSRSRSGSRHKSSRSKKKKEPRERSRERSREKESKSKKKHKEHRSDKEEKSSMKTDSTRVTRDYDEEEKGYVSGEGKAEKVYTVANAPTVTEPTIIEGSPERESVVPSSIGDQLASDVNLQQMDMDMSD; this is encoded by the exons TGAATCTGACTCACAAGTATCAGCTCGAGTATGTTACGTGAAGTTCGAAGACCCAAGCAGTGTTGGTGTAGCCCTTCACTTAACCAATACAGTATTCATCGACAGAGCATTGATAGTTGTGCCAGTAATGGATG GGAAAATTCCAGATGAAACTACCGCTCTGCAGCTTGCACCTTCAGCTATAGCTGGAATGATTCCTGGCCAACCAACGTGGCCTAGTAATGTTGTCAGCCAG ATGACTGGTCAAGGAAATGGACAAGTTATTACCACTTATGATCCTCGTTTGACTGCTCTTGGTTTAGCTCAGTATCCACCTCTTCCAGGAACCACAGACCCCAGCAAAATAGAGGAAATTAGACGAACTGTCTATGTGTTTAATATAGATAGCTCT GTAACTGCTGAACAACTTTTAGCTTTCTTCAGTCAAGTGGGTGAAGTGAAGTATGTCCGTATGGCTGGCGAGGAGAACATGCCAACCCGTTGTGCCTTTGTAGAGTTCACTGACCAGCGAGCGGTTGCTACCGTTCTCACCTATAACAACACCATGTTAGGTGGGCGACCTATCAA ggTTAGCCATGCTAATAGTTCCATTGTGAAACCAGTGAACAAAAACCAAGAAACAGCACAGAGGGAACTGGAGGAAGctatgaaaaaagtaaaagaggccCAGTCTCTTATACTAGCTGCTGTAGAGCCAG AAATCACAGATAAAAAGAGAAGCCGTTCTCGGTCCAAATCAAAAAGCCACAGGCGTCATTCTCGTTCTCGATCTAAGTCCAAACCTAAACGCCGTACAAGGACCCGCTCAAGGTCCCGCTCAAGACCAAGGCCCAGCCCCAAAAGACACTCAAGATCACGTTCTCGACGTCGTTCTGTCTCTAGAGGTCGCCGATCCAGATCAAGGAAAAGGTCTCCTCGTAGGTCAAGATCACATTCCAGGCCTCGTCATCATAGAACTAGAtccag TTTATTATTTCCTAGGTCTCCTGTTGAGGTCAAGACCAAAATGAGAAACCACAATGACGAATGGCACATGCAACATTTTAG gaCACGTCACCCCCGATCTCGTTCTAGGGGAAGAAAATCCAGAAGTCCACATCGCAAAAGATCAAGATCTAGAACAAG ACGTACTCCTCCCAAAGCATACAGTGCCAGACGTTCTCGGACTCCACCTCg TTCTCATGAGAAGAGGAGTCGTAGTAGAACACCAAGCAAAAAATCTCGAAGATCTCACAG TTTCCTGCTCTCCTATTT TCGCAACCGACCTAATCGCAACCCTAGGCGCCGGTCTACCAGTCCTCCTCGTAATCGACGCTCACGTTCACGTAGTGGTTCCAGACATAAATCATCAAG gagtaagaaaaagaaagaaccgagagaaagaagcagagagagaagtcgtgaaaaagagagtaagagtaagaaaAAACACAAGGAACACCGTAGTGACAAGGAAgagaaatcatccatgaagacaGACAGTACTCGTGTCACTCGTGACTATGATGAAGAGGAAAAGGGCTATGTAAGTGGTGAGGGCAAGGCTGAGAAGGTGTATACTGTTGCCAATGCTCCCACAGTTACTGAACCTACAATCATAGAAGGTAGCCCTGAACGTGAGAGTGTTGTACCATCTAGTATAGGAGACCAGTTAGCTTCAGATGTAAACCTTCAACAAATGGACATGGACATGAGTGACTAG
- the LOC115215069 gene encoding serine/arginine-rich splicing factor 11 isoform X1 — protein sequence MAGAAVADCKLNTKVIQVTNVAPGAIKEQMKTLFSFLGRIEEVRMYPSDLECIKFINSESDSQVSARVCYVKFEDPSSVGVALHLTNTVFIDRALIVVPVMDGKIPDETTALQLAPSAIAGMIPGQPTWPSNVVSQMTGQGNGQVITTYDPRLTALGLAQYPPLPGTTDPSKIEEIRRTVYVFNIDSSVTAEQLLAFFSQVGEVKYVRMAGEENMPTRCAFVEFTDQRAVATVLTYNNTMLGGRPIKVSHANSSIVKPVNKNQETAQRELEEAMKKVKEAQSLILAAVEPEITDKKRSRSRSKSKSHRRHSRSRSKSKPKRRTRTRSRSRSRPRPSPKRHSRSRSRRRSVSRGRRSRSRKRSPRRSRSHSRPRHHRTRSSLLFPRSPVEVKTKMRNHNDEWHMQHFRTRHPRSRSRGRKSRSPHRKRSRSRTRRTPPKAYSARRSRTPPRPIKRRSRSRSRQKSPVKKKYISPSPPKLTRECSLPLKDDDKDSSPERKSSSHEKRSRSRTPSKKSRRSHSFLLSYFRNRPNRNPRRRSTSPPRNRRSRSRSGSRHKSSRSKKKKEPRERSRERSREKESKSKKKHKEHRSDKEEKSSMKTDSTRVTRDYDEEEKGYVSGEGKAEKVYTVANAPTVTEPTIIEGSPERESVVPSSIGDQLASDVNLQQMDMDMSD from the exons TGAATCTGACTCACAAGTATCAGCTCGAGTATGTTACGTGAAGTTCGAAGACCCAAGCAGTGTTGGTGTAGCCCTTCACTTAACCAATACAGTATTCATCGACAGAGCATTGATAGTTGTGCCAGTAATGGATG GGAAAATTCCAGATGAAACTACCGCTCTGCAGCTTGCACCTTCAGCTATAGCTGGAATGATTCCTGGCCAACCAACGTGGCCTAGTAATGTTGTCAGCCAG ATGACTGGTCAAGGAAATGGACAAGTTATTACCACTTATGATCCTCGTTTGACTGCTCTTGGTTTAGCTCAGTATCCACCTCTTCCAGGAACCACAGACCCCAGCAAAATAGAGGAAATTAGACGAACTGTCTATGTGTTTAATATAGATAGCTCT GTAACTGCTGAACAACTTTTAGCTTTCTTCAGTCAAGTGGGTGAAGTGAAGTATGTCCGTATGGCTGGCGAGGAGAACATGCCAACCCGTTGTGCCTTTGTAGAGTTCACTGACCAGCGAGCGGTTGCTACCGTTCTCACCTATAACAACACCATGTTAGGTGGGCGACCTATCAA ggTTAGCCATGCTAATAGTTCCATTGTGAAACCAGTGAACAAAAACCAAGAAACAGCACAGAGGGAACTGGAGGAAGctatgaaaaaagtaaaagaggccCAGTCTCTTATACTAGCTGCTGTAGAGCCAG AAATCACAGATAAAAAGAGAAGCCGTTCTCGGTCCAAATCAAAAAGCCACAGGCGTCATTCTCGTTCTCGATCTAAGTCCAAACCTAAACGCCGTACAAGGACCCGCTCAAGGTCCCGCTCAAGACCAAGGCCCAGCCCCAAAAGACACTCAAGATCACGTTCTCGACGTCGTTCTGTCTCTAGAGGTCGCCGATCCAGATCAAGGAAAAGGTCTCCTCGTAGGTCAAGATCACATTCCAGGCCTCGTCATCATAGAACTAGAtccag TTTATTATTTCCTAGGTCTCCTGTTGAGGTCAAGACCAAAATGAGAAACCACAATGACGAATGGCACATGCAACATTTTAG gaCACGTCACCCCCGATCTCGTTCTAGGGGAAGAAAATCCAGAAGTCCACATCGCAAAAGATCAAGATCTAGAACAAG ACGTACTCCTCCCAAAGCATACAGTGCCAGACGTTCTCGGACTCCACCTCg ACCAATAAAGCGTCGGTCTCGTAGCCGAAGTCGACAAAAGTCACCAGTGAAAAAGAAATACATTAGCCCATCTCCTCCTAAACTTACAAGGGAATGTTCCCTTCCCCTGAAGGATGATGACAAAGACTCCTCTCCAGAAAGAAAATCAAG TTCTCATGAGAAGAGGAGTCGTAGTAGAACACCAAGCAAAAAATCTCGAAGATCTCACAG TTTCCTGCTCTCCTATTT TCGCAACCGACCTAATCGCAACCCTAGGCGCCGGTCTACCAGTCCTCCTCGTAATCGACGCTCACGTTCACGTAGTGGTTCCAGACATAAATCATCAAG gagtaagaaaaagaaagaaccgagagaaagaagcagagagagaagtcgtgaaaaagagagtaagagtaagaaaAAACACAAGGAACACCGTAGTGACAAGGAAgagaaatcatccatgaagacaGACAGTACTCGTGTCACTCGTGACTATGATGAAGAGGAAAAGGGCTATGTAAGTGGTGAGGGCAAGGCTGAGAAGGTGTATACTGTTGCCAATGCTCCCACAGTTACTGAACCTACAATCATAGAAGGTAGCCCTGAACGTGAGAGTGTTGTACCATCTAGTATAGGAGACCAGTTAGCTTCAGATGTAAACCTTCAACAAATGGACATGGACATGAGTGACTAG
- the LOC115215069 gene encoding serine/arginine-rich splicing factor 11 isoform X4, whose translation MAGAAVADCKLNTKVIQVTNVAPGAIKEQMKTLFSFLGRIEEVRMYPSDESDSQVSARVCYVKFEDPSSVGVALHLTNTVFIDRALIVVPVMDGKIPDETTALQLAPSAIAGMIPGQPTWPSNVVSQMTGQGNGQVITTYDPRLTALGLAQYPPLPGTTDPSKIEEIRRTVYVFNIDSSVTAEQLLAFFSQVGEVKYVRMAGEENMPTRCAFVEFTDQRAVATVLTYNNTMLGGRPIKVSHANSSIVKPVNKNQETAQRELEEAMKKVKEAQSLILAAVEPEITDKKRSRSRSKSKSHRRHSRSRSKSKPKRRTRTRSRSRSRPRPSPKRHSRSRSRRRSVSRGRRSRSRKRSPRRSRSHSRPRHHRTRSSLLFPRSPVEVKTKMRNHNDEWHMQHFRTRHPRSRSRGRKSRSPHRKRSRSRTRRTPPKAYSARRSRTPPRPIKRRSRSRSRQKSPVKKKYISPSPPKLTRECSLPLKDDDKDSSPERKSSSHEKRSRSRTPSKKSRRSHSFLLSYFRNRPNRNPRRRSTSPPRNRRSRSRSGSRHKSSRSKKKKEPRERSRERSREKESKSKKKHKEHRSDKEEKSSMKTDSTRVTRDYDEEEKGYVSGEGKAEKVYTVANAPTVTEPTIIEGSPERESVVPSSIGDQLASDVNLQQMDMDMSD comes from the exons TGAATCTGACTCACAAGTATCAGCTCGAGTATGTTACGTGAAGTTCGAAGACCCAAGCAGTGTTGGTGTAGCCCTTCACTTAACCAATACAGTATTCATCGACAGAGCATTGATAGTTGTGCCAGTAATGGATG GGAAAATTCCAGATGAAACTACCGCTCTGCAGCTTGCACCTTCAGCTATAGCTGGAATGATTCCTGGCCAACCAACGTGGCCTAGTAATGTTGTCAGCCAG ATGACTGGTCAAGGAAATGGACAAGTTATTACCACTTATGATCCTCGTTTGACTGCTCTTGGTTTAGCTCAGTATCCACCTCTTCCAGGAACCACAGACCCCAGCAAAATAGAGGAAATTAGACGAACTGTCTATGTGTTTAATATAGATAGCTCT GTAACTGCTGAACAACTTTTAGCTTTCTTCAGTCAAGTGGGTGAAGTGAAGTATGTCCGTATGGCTGGCGAGGAGAACATGCCAACCCGTTGTGCCTTTGTAGAGTTCACTGACCAGCGAGCGGTTGCTACCGTTCTCACCTATAACAACACCATGTTAGGTGGGCGACCTATCAA ggTTAGCCATGCTAATAGTTCCATTGTGAAACCAGTGAACAAAAACCAAGAAACAGCACAGAGGGAACTGGAGGAAGctatgaaaaaagtaaaagaggccCAGTCTCTTATACTAGCTGCTGTAGAGCCAG AAATCACAGATAAAAAGAGAAGCCGTTCTCGGTCCAAATCAAAAAGCCACAGGCGTCATTCTCGTTCTCGATCTAAGTCCAAACCTAAACGCCGTACAAGGACCCGCTCAAGGTCCCGCTCAAGACCAAGGCCCAGCCCCAAAAGACACTCAAGATCACGTTCTCGACGTCGTTCTGTCTCTAGAGGTCGCCGATCCAGATCAAGGAAAAGGTCTCCTCGTAGGTCAAGATCACATTCCAGGCCTCGTCATCATAGAACTAGAtccag TTTATTATTTCCTAGGTCTCCTGTTGAGGTCAAGACCAAAATGAGAAACCACAATGACGAATGGCACATGCAACATTTTAG gaCACGTCACCCCCGATCTCGTTCTAGGGGAAGAAAATCCAGAAGTCCACATCGCAAAAGATCAAGATCTAGAACAAG ACGTACTCCTCCCAAAGCATACAGTGCCAGACGTTCTCGGACTCCACCTCg ACCAATAAAGCGTCGGTCTCGTAGCCGAAGTCGACAAAAGTCACCAGTGAAAAAGAAATACATTAGCCCATCTCCTCCTAAACTTACAAGGGAATGTTCCCTTCCCCTGAAGGATGATGACAAAGACTCCTCTCCAGAAAGAAAATCAAG TTCTCATGAGAAGAGGAGTCGTAGTAGAACACCAAGCAAAAAATCTCGAAGATCTCACAG TTTCCTGCTCTCCTATTT TCGCAACCGACCTAATCGCAACCCTAGGCGCCGGTCTACCAGTCCTCCTCGTAATCGACGCTCACGTTCACGTAGTGGTTCCAGACATAAATCATCAAG gagtaagaaaaagaaagaaccgagagaaagaagcagagagagaagtcgtgaaaaagagagtaagagtaagaaaAAACACAAGGAACACCGTAGTGACAAGGAAgagaaatcatccatgaagacaGACAGTACTCGTGTCACTCGTGACTATGATGAAGAGGAAAAGGGCTATGTAAGTGGTGAGGGCAAGGCTGAGAAGGTGTATACTGTTGCCAATGCTCCCACAGTTACTGAACCTACAATCATAGAAGGTAGCCCTGAACGTGAGAGTGTTGTACCATCTAGTATAGGAGACCAGTTAGCTTCAGATGTAAACCTTCAACAAATGGACATGGACATGAGTGACTAG